From the genome of Myxococcales bacterium:
GTGGAAACCTGTGCGGGCAATGAATTCTTTTTTGAAATTGCTGCTACTGCCTTCAGCAAGCCTTCCGGACCGCATGCGAAGATGGAGGGTGAATAGAAAGATGCAAGTTCCGCACACAGAAGCTCGGTGATCAACCCGCACCTTCCCAAAGAACCATCTTCGGTAGAAAGATGAACAGCGACTCCGATCTCATCCAGTTGATCGATATAAAAAAGATCGCTGCGGCTCTTTCCGCCGTAGAACAGATGGGGAGAATAACCGTTTTCACGAAGCAGCGAGGCAAGCCCGAAAATGGGAGCTATCCCGTATCCTCCCGCGATTAGAAGCGGGGTCGAATTCGACTCGAGCTTTGAGATATCGAACCCATGTCCGCAGGGGCCTAAAACATCTATCTCCGTTTCTCTCTTCGCCTCCGCAAGCAGACGAGTTCCTCTGCCGACTACTTTGTAGCATATTTCGAGTTCACCTTTGGAAAGTCCCGCGATTCCAAAGGGCCTGCGCAGAAAGACCTCATTGCCAGGAATGGAAAGCATGACGAACTGACCCGGCACGAATCCTTCCCAGGCGACGCGAATGCGCATCATATGAAGGTTATCGCTCACCTTTTCATTCAGGGAAATTTTGCAGCGTTCATCTTTCAATCGACCTCCGGCATCGAAATCTAAACGACATTCATACACATAACAAGGGCGTCTGCACCATCGTCCTGATAGTAATTTTTTCGAACTCCGATGATTTTAAAACCGAGGGACTCATAAAGGTTCTTGGCTGAAACGTTATAATGCCTGACCAAGAGATATATGCGCTCAACATCATAACCGCGAGCGAGATCGAGCATTTTATTCAGCATTCTTCTGCCGATGCCCTTCCTTCGCCACGATGATTTTACAGCAAAGGTATGAAGTTCCATCTCATCATAGATCCGCTGTATCAACATATAGGCAACGACCTCGTCTCCGGATTTTGCCACCCACATCTCGACCGTATCCAGCGCCACCACTTCCTCGTAGGACTGCCTCGACCACGGAAGGGTGAAAGCCTCGACCTCGATCTTCATTATTTCATCGATCTGAGACGGGTCGAACCTAACGATGTTCAATTCGCTGCCCTTTGAATTTTCGCTCATCTGTTACCTGGCAAGAGCGTCGCGGCCCCTGTACCTGGCCCTGTCGCCAAGGGTCTCTTCTATGCGAAGAAGTTGATTATACTTGGAAATCCTGTCTGACCTCGAAGCGGAGCCGGTTTTTATCTGCCCGGCGTTGGTGCCAACTGCGACATCAGCGATAGTGTAATCGCTGGTCTCTCCGGAACGGTGTGAAATCACGGTGGTGTACTTCGCATCGTGGGCCATCCTTATGCAATCGAGGGTCTCCGTAAGTGTACCGATCTGGTTCAGTTTTATAAGAATCGAGTTTGCCGTGCAGCT
Proteins encoded in this window:
- a CDS encoding dihydroorotate dehydrogenase electron transfer subunit, which translates into the protein MKDERCKISLNEKVSDNLHMMRIRVAWEGFVPGQFVMLSIPGNEVFLRRPFGIAGLSKGELEICYKVVGRGTRLLAEAKRETEIDVLGPCGHGFDISKLESNSTPLLIAGGYGIAPIFGLASLLRENGYSPHLFYGGKSRSDLFYIDQLDEIGVAVHLSTEDGSLGRCGLITELLCAELASFYSPSIFACGPEGLLKAVAAISKKNSLPAQVSTERYMGCGIGVCLGCVCKDVSGGYVRTCREGPVFDVNDLMWDNG
- the rimI gene encoding ribosomal protein S18-alanine N-acetyltransferase codes for the protein MSENSKGSELNIVRFDPSQIDEIMKIEVEAFTLPWSRQSYEEVVALDTVEMWVAKSGDEVVAYMLIQRIYDEMELHTFAVKSSWRRKGIGRRMLNKMLDLARGYDVERIYLLVRHYNVSAKNLYESLGFKIIGVRKNYYQDDGADALVMCMNVV